The Dethiosulfovibrio peptidovorans DSM 11002 nucleotide sequence TGGAAAACACCCACGACGAACTTCTCCTCGCAAAGGAGAAGGCCGAAGCAGCCAACGCCGCCAAAAGCGCTTTCCTCGCCAACATGAGCCATGAGATTCGTACCCCTATAAACGTAGTACTTGGTATGACCAACCTGGCCTTGGAGTCCGCAGATATCCCAGACGGTCCTAGAGAATATCTTGAAGACGCTAGATTGGCCGGTAGAGAGTTGCTGAAACTTATAGACGGTATCCTGGACCTGTCTAGAGTCGAGTCTGGAGAGATGAGCCTCTCCTTGGAATCCTGCGATCTTTACGAATTGTGTCGTTCCGTTATGGATATGACCAGGGTGAGAAATAGTTCCGACGAGCTTGCTATAGAGCTCGTTTTCGACGAGTATGCTCCTAGATTGGTAAAATGCGATACGTTACGTATGAGACAGGTACTTTTGATCTTGACGGAAAACGCGGTTAAGTTTACGGAGAGAGGTTCCGTGACCTTGGTAGTCTCCATGGTTCGTCGTGCCGAGGGAGAGGCTACGATTCGTTTCGCCGTGAAGGACACAGGCATAGGTATATCTGAGGATAAGAGGGACCATATATTCGGTACCTTCTACCAGGTAGATGACTCCCGATCCAAGAGGCATAAGGGGGCTGGTCTCGGTCTGTCCATAGCCAAGCAGATAGTGGAGATCATGGGAGGTCGCCTGTGGTTGAAGAGCGAGGAGGGAAAGGGAAGCACTTTTTTCGTGGACGTGCCTCTTCCCGTCTTGACCAATGAGTTCCATCCTCCCGCTGTGGGGGGTGGTTCGGTTGTTACCTCCGATGATATGGAGACGCCTCGCGATTTGACAGTCCTGTTGGTAGAGGACAATATGTTGAACCGCAAACTGGCGGAAGCCATGATGGCAGAGCTCGACTGGACCATAGACGTCGCAGAGGATGGCTTCAAGGCGGTTGAGGCGGTATCGGCTAAAAGGTACGATCTCGTGCTTATGGACGTTCAGATGCCCGGTATGGACGGACTTGAGGCGACCAGAAAGATAAGATTCATGGAGAAAAGAGGAGTTATATCCTATCGTCCGATAATAATAGCCATGACGGCCAATGCGATGAAGGGTGACAGGGAGATATGTATGGAGTCGGGAATGGATGATTATCTATCCAAACCCCTCAGTCGGGATTTAATGATGAAGACTATTACGTCGGCTTTGATATCCGGGGGATGACGATGGATCGATCTAGAGTGGAATTGAAGAAATGCGCCATATGCGACAGGGCCTTTTGGGGTGGCCCCGAGGATATGGCCTGCGGATCCTGTCGAGCGGAATACGAGAAACTCCGGGAAATGGTGAGAGAGTATCTTTGGCATCAGCCCATGCAGAAGGCTACCTTGGAGAGGATAGAGACCGATCTGGGAATCCCCCCCAAGGTGGGCAGGATGTTGCTGAAAGATCCTAGATTCGCTGGACTCAGCGATGAAGATATAGCCAAGGATGGTCTCGAAAAAGAAAAGAGGAAGTTTAGACATGGTAGGTAGAATAAAAAAAATATTGTATTACGCCAAGCTTTTTATGTTTGGGACGTTTTTAGATAAACGTAGTGCCGTCGTTAGAAAAGAGGCCTTCGACGAGAACGACGATCTTATGTTGCTTCTCTTCGGCGATTATCTTGGTATACCGAACCCCATCTCCTATTATATGCTCGAGCTATTGCCCTATGTGGCGTCCGATATGGATGCCTGGGAGAGGCGTATTCAGAACAGAAAGATGATCTTGGCCGAGAAAGCGGCTCAATTCGATTTCGATTGATCTTAGGACGGAGGTCTAAATATGTATCGTAGATATACCTTCTTCGGAGGAAAGGGCGGAACCGGTAAGACGACCTGTGCCGCCTCCTACGCTCTCTCCTTGGCACGTCGGGGCGTAAGGACCTTGGTGGTGTCGACCGATCCTGCTCATTCTCTGGCGGACGCAATAGGATCTCCGATTGGGAGCGAGGTCGTGGAGGTTGAGAAAAATCTCTGGGCCCTGGAGATAGACGCGGAGCTTGAGGCGAAGAAATATATGGAGTCCATTCAGCAACAGATGCTTCATATAGTCAGTGCAGCGATAGTCGAGGAGATAAAACGTCAGCTTCGTATCGCATATCTCTCTCCCGGTGCGGAAGAGGCGGCCATATTCGACAGGTTTATCGATTTGATGGAGGAGGCGGGGGATAAATACGACGTAATAGTCTTCGATACCGCTCCTACCGGCCATACTCTCAGGCTTTTGACCCTTCCCGAGGTGCTGAAGGTCTGGATCGACCATCTGATAAAAAAGAGAACCAAGGCCATGGATCTGATGAGACTGGCGGCCAGATACGAGAAGGAGCTTCAGGAAAAGCTCAAGGACGATCCGATATTCAACATTCTCTCCCGTCGTCGAGATAGATTCCAGAGAGCCAAAGATCTGCTCACCGATCACGATAACGCAGTCTTTCATTTCGTTTTGAACGCGGAAAAGATGCCTATTCTCGAGACGGAAAGGGCTATAAAATTGCTAAAGGAGTTCGATATAAAGGTAGGCTCCGTGGTGGTCAATAGGATCATTCCCCCTGAAGCCGGGGCCTTTTTCGAGAAGCGCAGAGAGGCTCAGGATGGATATCTCAAGACCATAGAGGAACGGTTCGGAGTGTATGGTATCGTTCGTCTGCCTATGTTGGAGTCCGACATTCAGGGAGTGGAACAGCTGGAATCCATATCCGAGTCGATAAAGGAAGTGGAGGAGCTATGATAAAGAGGACCGGTTTTTTAACCGGTCCTCTTTATCGAGGAATAGCTTTAACGTTCCTCTCTGTAAAATGGGGTGCCTAGGGCTGCTGGAGCCCCGAACAGTATCCCCTTTCCTTTTTTCACGGATATGACCAGCAATACCGTTATAGTCAGTATGTAGGGCAGCATAAGGAGGAGGGGAGCCGGGATGTTCGTTCCCGCCGCCTGTATCCTGAGCTGACAGGCCTCGACTCCTCCGAAAAGATAGGATCCGAATGCCGCTCTGGCTGGGTGCCATATCGCGAAGATCACCAGAGCAACCGCTATCCAGCCTCTGCCTGCGGACATCCCCTCTGTCCACATGTGGCTGTAGGATATGGACATATAGGCTCCTCCTACGGCAACGACTCCGCCTCCTATCAGTGTGGCCGCGTAACGTATGGCCGCTACGTTCAAACCGACCGAATCGGCGGCCCGGGGGTTGTCTCCTACCGCCCTTAGGTTTAATCCGGTCTTCGTCCTCCATAGAAACCAACACATGAAGGCGACCAATGCATAGGATATGTAGACCAGTGGATCGTGGTCGAAGAAGACCGGCCCTACGAGGGGGAGCTCGCCCAGAAAGGGTATAGTTGTCTTCGTCAGTCCCTTGATGGTCTCTCCTACGTAATTTATACCGAGTATGGCGGTTGTCCCCGTTCCCAGCATGGTCAAAGCCAGGCCGCTGACCACTTGGTTCCCTCCGAGGGTTATGCAGACTACGGCGTGAAACAGGCTGAAGAAGGCTCCTATGCCGAAGG carries:
- a CDS encoding ArsA family ATPase, whose amino-acid sequence is MYRRYTFFGGKGGTGKTTCAASYALSLARRGVRTLVVSTDPAHSLADAIGSPIGSEVVEVEKNLWALEIDAELEAKKYMESIQQQMLHIVSAAIVEEIKRQLRIAYLSPGAEEAAIFDRFIDLMEEAGDKYDVIVFDTAPTGHTLRLLTLPEVLKVWIDHLIKKRTKAMDLMRLAARYEKELQEKLKDDPIFNILSRRRDRFQRAKDLLTDHDNAVFHFVLNAEKMPILETERAIKLLKEFDIKVGSVVVNRIIPPEAGAFFEKRREAQDGYLKTIEERFGVYGIVRLPMLESDIQGVEQLESISESIKEVEEL
- a CDS encoding ABC transporter permease — its product is MEIIVPILAAAVRSGTPILYATLGEIITEKGGVMNLGLEGLMLLGALSGFAVTSSTGNPWLGVAAAFGIGAFFSLFHAVVCITLGGNQVVSGLALTMLGTGTTAILGINYVGETIKGLTKTTIPFLGELPLVGPVFFDHDPLVYISYALVAFMCWFLWRTKTGLNLRAVGDNPRAADSVGLNVAAIRYAATLIGGGVVAVGGAYMSISYSHMWTEGMSAGRGWIAVALVIFAIWHPARAAFGSYLFGGVEACQLRIQAAGTNIPAPLLLMLPYILTITVLLVISVKKGKGILFGAPAALGTPFYREER
- a CDS encoding ATP-binding protein; protein product: MIDLKKRLDYLEKERDRVIASLDSVLSFNSRSSMIGESTTRTGLLTDASAKLRRLCHFRCVSFYLVDKEDQDFYQAFCDDSEWRDFVEVERNGLVDDGTFAWVLGRTQPTVLSSSDGSYSLMLCSLSTVSRIMGMFVAVVDRDKGCMDDISLSFLALILNITSISLQNLELYGLVHELNEDLEKKVSSLTESEKRLTNYQRNLEDLVKRRTADLENTHDELLLAKEKAEAANAAKSAFLANMSHEIRTPINVVLGMTNLALESADIPDGPREYLEDARLAGRELLKLIDGILDLSRVESGEMSLSLESCDLYELCRSVMDMTRVRNSSDELAIELVFDEYAPRLVKCDTLRMRQVLLILTENAVKFTERGSVTLVVSMVRRAEGEATIRFAVKDTGIGISEDKRDHIFGTFYQVDDSRSKRHKGAGLGLSIAKQIVEIMGGRLWLKSEEGKGSTFFVDVPLPVLTNEFHPPAVGGGSVVTSDDMETPRDLTVLLVEDNMLNRKLAEAMMAELDWTIDVAEDGFKAVEAVSAKRYDLVLMDVQMPGMDGLEATRKIRFMEKRGVISYRPIIIAMTANAMKGDREICMESGMDDYLSKPLSRDLMMKTITSALISGG